The Cydia amplana chromosome 21, ilCydAmpl1.1, whole genome shotgun sequence genome includes a window with the following:
- the LOC134657958 gene encoding protein SYS1 homolog, protein MSRMKKLTGSFRYTQWDPCLIVSQIVAIQSVLYLTLSLLMAIMQDLTGSTRTLDHIFEYHELHVRDSEGRSVIIAFVINAIFGAIALWLLVGRTKLCLDFSCTYHFIHLFICWCYNGAFPVTFSWWILNVVCAAVTCVTGEFLCLRTELQAIPLSMGAKVDL, encoded by the exons ATGTCGAGAATGAAGAAGTTAACTGGTTCTTTCCGCTATACGCAATGGGACCCGTGCCTCATCGTGTCGCAGATAGTGGCCATTCAGTCCGTGCTGTACCTGACCCTGAGCCTGCTCATGGCTATCATGCAGGATCTGACTGGATCGACGAGGACTTTGGATCATATCTTCGAATATCAT GAGCTGCATGTCCGAGACAGCGAGGGCCGCTCGGTGATCATAGCGTTTGTAATAAATGCCATATTTGGTGCGATTGCACTGTGGCTCCTCGTCGGGAGGACTAAGCTGTGCCTAGACTTCAG CTGCACATACCACTTCATCCACCTGTTTATCTGCTGGTGCTACAACGGAGCCTTCCCGGTGACATTCTCCTGGTGGATCCTGAATGTAGTCTGCGCGGCCGTCACCTGCGTGACCGGGGAGTTTCTGTGTCTCCGGACAGAGCTCCAGGCCATACCGCTCAGCATGGGCGCTAAGGTGGACTTATGA
- the LOC134658080 gene encoding carbonyl reductase [NADPH] 1-like codes for MVEKIAVVTGSNRGLGFAVVKGLCQKFNGTVYLTARDENRGREAVKKLEDLGLKPKFHQLDVSDERSVEEFAKFLNLEHGGLDVLVNNAAIMDLGQVYPDYEGAKRNIHVNYRSLLIIEKHLFPLLRDGARVVNVTSACGHLSNLKNQIWLERLQDKDLTAEQLNHFVDEYLDSVKNGTFKKEDFADEGKHAEHRVSKIAVTALTMIQQREYFDRNISVNAVHPGHVKTDMAKGGGVTEPDEAAKVILYLVMDASPNLKGTFMWYDRKLVDWTDVDGDYYYKCEV; via the coding sequence ATGGTGGAAAAAATTGCGGTTGTTACTGGATCAAATAGAGGCCTAGGATTCGCTGTGGTCAAAGGGTTGTGTCAAAAATTCAATGGAACAGTATATTTGACAGCCAGAGACGAGAACAGGGGAAGAGAAGCGGTGAAGAAACTAGAAGATTTGGGATTGAAACCGAAATTCCATCAACTTGACGTAAGTGACGAACGCAGCGTGGAGGAATtcgctaaatttttaaatttagagcACGGAGGCTTAGACGTTTTAGTGAACAATGCCGCCATCATGGATCTGGGACAAGTTTATCCAGACTACGAAGGGGCGAAAAGAAATATCCACGTTAATTACAGAAGTTTGTTGATAATTGAAAAACACCTCTTCCCGCTCCTGAGAGATGGCGCTAGAGTCGTGAACGTTACCAGCGCTTGCGGGCATCTGTCGAATTTGAAAAATCAGATATGGTTGGAAAGATTGCAAGACAAAGATTTAACTGCGGAACAGCTCAATCATTTCGTCGATGAATATTTGGATAGTGTTAAAAACGGAACGTTTAAAAAAGAAGATTTCGCAGACGAAGGCAAGCATGCTGAACACAGGGTGTCTAAAATCGCCGTGACCGCTTTAACAATGATACAACAGAGAGAGTATTTTGACAGGAATATATCTGTCAACGCTGTTCATCCAGGGCATGTCAAGACAGACATGGCTAAAGGCGGGGGTGTGACGGAGCCAGACGAAGCTGCTAAAGTCATACTTTATCTCGTGATGGACGCGTCGCCTAATTTAAAGGGTACTTTCATGTGGTACGATAGGAAGCTAGTTGACTGGACTGATGTTGACGGTGATTATTACTataaatgtgaagtttaa